One genomic region from Arthrobacter sp. YN encodes:
- a CDS encoding DUF4190 domain-containing protein gives MSDQPSKGNEDKPAGYEPPQYVPPAQFSAPESSAPGQGAPHQGAPDQGASSEGANATQPLPPYEQSAHGQDSYAQDAYTHNAQGQNDFYAQPQPPASAYTPGDYSQQPPSPYGQPPSPYQQQQTFGQQPYGQQPYGQPQSPYGQPAYYAMQAEPKGLSIASMCCGIAIFVGFGFFILPQIAAVILGHLGLKREPAGKGMAIAGLVMGYIGIALTVIFGIIFFAAIGASSSGRYNY, from the coding sequence ATGTCAGATCAACCATCCAAGGGCAACGAGGACAAGCCGGCGGGCTACGAACCGCCGCAGTACGTCCCGCCAGCACAGTTCAGCGCACCCGAGTCGAGCGCGCCGGGCCAGGGCGCACCGCACCAGGGAGCACCGGACCAGGGCGCGTCAAGCGAAGGCGCCAACGCCACGCAGCCCCTCCCGCCTTATGAGCAGAGCGCGCACGGGCAGGACTCCTATGCGCAGGACGCGTACACGCACAATGCCCAGGGCCAGAACGACTTCTACGCCCAGCCGCAGCCGCCCGCCAGCGCTTACACGCCGGGCGACTACAGCCAGCAGCCGCCGTCGCCATACGGCCAGCCGCCCAGCCCGTACCAGCAGCAGCAGACATTCGGTCAGCAGCCCTATGGTCAGCAGCCCTACGGCCAGCCGCAGTCACCGTACGGCCAGCCCGCGTACTACGCCATGCAGGCCGAGCCCAAGGGCTTGAGCATTGCCAGCATGTGCTGCGGTATCGCCATCTTTGTTGGGTTCGGATTCTTCATCCTGCCGCAGATCGCCGCGGTGATCCTGGGCCACCTCGGCCTCAAGCGCGAGCCTGCGGGCAAGGGCATGGCAATCGCTGGCTTGGTGATGGGATACATCGGTATTGCGCTGACGGTGATCTTCGGCATCATCTTCTTCGCTGCGATCGGCGCCTCCAGCAGCGGCCGCTACAACTACTAA